The Cygnus atratus isolate AKBS03 ecotype Queensland, Australia chromosome 2, CAtr_DNAZoo_HiC_assembly, whole genome shotgun sequence genome window below encodes:
- the EXOSC7 gene encoding exosome complex component RRP42 — translation MAAVRLSEAEKLYIVHGVQEDLRVDGRGCEDYRCAEVETDVVSNTSGSARVKLGHTDILVGVKAEMGTPKLEKPDEGYLEFFVDCSANATPEFEGRGGEELGTEIANTLYRIFSSEGSVDLKSLCINPREHCWVLYVDVLLLECGGNLFDAISIAVKAALFNTRIPKVRVLEDEEGSKEIELSDDPYDCIRLNVDDVPCIVTLSKIGYRHVVDATLQEEACSLASLLIAVTSKGALTCMKKIGKGSLDPESIFEMMETGKRVGKSLHISLQKILDEEESLGTTRQKVGFLG, via the exons ATGGCGGCGGTGAGGCTGAGCGAGGCGGAGAAGCTGTACATCGTGCACGGCGTGCAG GAGGACCTGCGTGTAGATGGCCGTGGCTGCGAAGATTACAGGTGTGCAGAAGTAGAAACAGATGTTGTGTCAAACACAAGTGGGTCTGCGAGAGTGAAGCTG GGACACACTGATATCTTGGTAGGCGTAAAAGCTGAAATGGGGACACCGAAGCTGGAGAAACCAGATGAAGGTTATCTGGAATTCTTTGTTGACTG TTCTGCAAATGCTACTCCTGAATTTGAAGGCCGGGGAGGAGAAGAACTTGGCACAGAGATAGCAAATACACTCTACAGAATATTTAGCAGTGAAGGGAGTGTAGACCTGAAATCTCTTTGTATTAATCCTAGAGAGCACTGCTGGGTTCTCTATGTTGATGTATTG ttATTGGAGTGTGGTGGGAACCTCTTTGATGCAATCTCTATTGCGGTGAAGGCAGCTCTCTTTAACACAAG aataCCCAAAGTGCGTGTTCTGGAGGATGAAGAAGGCTCTAAAGAAATTGAGCTCTCTGATGACCCTTATGATTGTATTCGACTTAACGTGGATGATGTGCCCTGCATTGTCACGTTAAGCAAA ATTGGATATAGGCATGTGGTGGATGCTACCCTTCAGGAAGAAGCCTGTTCTTTGGCCAGCCTGCTTATTGCTGTGACCAGTAAGGGTGCCCTAACTTGCATGAAGAAAATAGGGAAAGGTAGCCTTGATCCTGAGAGCATTTTTGAAATGATGGAG ACAGGAAAGAGAGTAGGAAAGTCATTGCACATATCCCTTCAGAAGATTTTGGATGAAGAAGAAAGTTTGGGGACCACACGGCAGAAAGTTGGATTTCTAGGATga